A part of Solicola gregarius genomic DNA contains:
- a CDS encoding MarR family winged helix-turn-helix transcriptional regulator, with protein MPSRPDNPGYELPLLLFGGFRTLIDELHARLREQGHPDARPVHGFAMQAIGVDGATASEVGRRLGVSKQAAGKTIDGLERLGYVARTADEHDARRKLVVLTDDGIDVLRRSAEIFDELRASWVRTLGAERLRAMETDLRTVVGAHAYRLDAQAWFGA; from the coding sequence ATGCCAAGCCGACCTGACAATCCCGGGTACGAGCTGCCGCTGCTGTTGTTCGGTGGCTTCCGCACCCTGATCGACGAGCTCCATGCCCGGCTGCGCGAGCAGGGACACCCGGACGCGCGCCCGGTCCACGGATTCGCGATGCAGGCGATCGGGGTCGACGGCGCGACGGCGAGCGAGGTCGGGCGGCGACTGGGTGTCTCCAAGCAGGCGGCCGGCAAGACGATCGACGGGCTCGAGCGGCTCGGGTACGTCGCGCGTACCGCCGACGAGCACGACGCCCGCCGCAAGCTGGTCGTGCTCACCGACGACGGCATCGACGTGCTGCGGCGCTCGGCGGAGATCTTCGACGAGTTGCGCGCGAGCTGGGTACGCACGCTCGGCGCGGAGCGACTACGCGCGATGGAGACAGACCTGCGCACCGTGGTCGGCGCGCACGCGTACCGCCTGGACGCCCAGGCGTGGTTCGGCGCCTGA
- a CDS encoding carboxymuconolactone decarboxylase family protein produces the protein MTFPIHTIDSAPERARRRMGAIEGAFGYLPAGVGLMATSPEVLDAFSAANAQFERATLDPVSREVAVMTIVARYECHLCVAMHSARLERLDAPQALIAALRERRPLDDERYEALRTFTLAAIDGRGVVDEATFAQFWRAGYDEQNALEIVLAIGVYTISAFANRMTGAPLDEQLASYAWTA, from the coding sequence ATGACCTTTCCCATCCACACGATCGACTCCGCGCCGGAGCGGGCACGGCGCCGGATGGGCGCCATCGAGGGCGCGTTCGGCTACCTGCCGGCGGGTGTCGGCCTGATGGCGACCTCGCCGGAGGTGCTCGACGCGTTCAGCGCGGCCAACGCGCAGTTCGAGCGCGCGACGCTCGACCCGGTCTCCCGCGAGGTCGCCGTGATGACGATCGTGGCCCGGTACGAGTGCCACCTGTGCGTGGCGATGCATTCGGCACGGCTCGAGCGCCTCGACGCGCCCCAGGCACTGATCGCGGCGCTGCGCGAGCGTCGGCCGCTCGACGACGAGCGGTACGAGGCGCTGCGTACGTTCACGCTCGCGGCCATCGACGGTCGCGGCGTGGTCGACGAGGCGACCTTCGCGCAGTTTTGGCGCGCGGGGTACGACGAGCAGAACGCGCTCGAGATCGTCCTCGCGATCGGTGTGTACACGATCAGCGCGTTCGCCAACCGGATGACCGGAGCCCCGCTCGACGAGCAGCTCGCGTCGTACGCCTGGACCGCCTGA
- a CDS encoding adenosine deaminase, whose product MRPVATLPKAHLHLHFTGSMRHTTLVELAERDGVRLPTALVEDWPPQLSAADEKGWFRFQRLYDVARSVLRTEGDVRRLLREAAEDDRDDGSVWMEIQVDPSGYAGLFGGITAFTDLVLDAAREAERTAGIGIGVIIAANRTKHPLDARTLARLAAQYAGRGVIGFGLSNDERRGTTADFERAFAIARHAGLASLPHGGELRGPANIDACLTHLHADRLGHGVRSIEDPRLLKRIATAGIPLEVCPASNVSLGVYDTYQEVPVRELVAAGAQLGISADDPLLFGSRLAAQYSILRAAQSFTDDELAELARMSLRSARAPSDVVESGLKGIDAWLRTPDPEPPAD is encoded by the coding sequence TTGCGACCGGTCGCGACCCTTCCGAAGGCTCACCTGCACCTGCACTTCACCGGCTCGATGCGGCACACCACGCTGGTGGAGCTCGCCGAGCGCGACGGCGTCCGGCTGCCCACCGCGCTGGTCGAAGACTGGCCGCCGCAGCTGAGCGCGGCCGACGAGAAGGGCTGGTTCCGGTTCCAGCGGCTGTACGACGTTGCGCGTTCGGTGCTGCGTACGGAGGGCGACGTACGCCGGCTGCTGCGCGAGGCCGCCGAGGACGACCGCGACGACGGGTCGGTCTGGATGGAGATCCAGGTCGACCCGTCGGGCTATGCGGGGCTGTTCGGCGGCATCACGGCGTTCACCGACCTGGTGCTCGACGCGGCGCGCGAGGCAGAGCGAACGGCCGGGATCGGCATCGGCGTGATCATCGCGGCCAACCGCACGAAGCATCCGCTCGACGCGCGTACGCTCGCGCGGCTGGCGGCGCAGTACGCGGGCCGCGGCGTGATCGGGTTCGGGCTGTCCAACGACGAGCGGCGAGGAACGACCGCCGACTTCGAGCGGGCGTTCGCGATCGCCCGCCACGCCGGCCTCGCGAGCCTGCCACACGGCGGCGAGCTGCGTGGCCCGGCCAACATCGACGCGTGCCTCACGCACCTGCATGCCGACCGACTCGGCCACGGCGTACGCAGCATCGAAGATCCCCGGCTGCTCAAACGGATCGCGACGGCGGGCATCCCGCTCGAGGTGTGCCCCGCGTCGAACGTCTCGCTCGGCGTGTACGACACCTACCAGGAGGTGCCGGTACGCGAGCTGGTCGCGGCCGGCGCACAGCTCGGGATCAGCGCCGACGACCCGCTGCTGTTCGGGTCGCGGCTCGCGGCTCAGTACTCGATCCTGCGGGCCGCGCAGTCGTTCACCGACGACGAGCTCGCGGAGCTCGCGCGCATGTCCCTGCGCTCGGCGCGGGCGCCGAGCGACGTCGTCGAGTCGGGGCTCAAGGGCATCGACGCCTGGCTGCGTACGCCCGACCCGGAACCGCCCGCAGACTGA
- a CDS encoding pyridoxal phosphate-dependent aminotransferase, whose protein sequence is MTQSAPSPTTIEHRVSARIGGITESATLAVDAKAKALKAAGRPVIGFGAGEPDFPTPAYIVDAAAAACHDPANHRYSPAGGLPALKDAIVAKTARDSGYEVEAAQVLVTNGGKQAVYETFATLLDPGDEVLLPTPYWTTYPESIRLAGGVPVDVVADETQDYLVTVEQLEAARTERTKVLLFCSPSNPTGAVYPREQVEAIGRWAVEHGLWVVTDEIYEHLTYDGVESASMPVVVPELADTCVVLNGVAKTYAMTGWRVGWAIGPRDVIKAATSLQSHATSNVANVSQRAAIAALTGDLSAVDEMRAAFDRRRRTIVEMLNAIDGFTCPTPTGAFYAYPSVKAALGRPVGEITPTTSVELAAAILEQVEVAVVPGEAFGTPGYLRLSYALSDDDLVEGVSRIQKLLGTA, encoded by the coding sequence ATGACTCAGTCGGCCCCTTCCCCCACCACCATCGAACACCGGGTGTCAGCTCGCATCGGCGGCATCACCGAGTCCGCGACGCTCGCGGTCGACGCCAAGGCCAAGGCGCTCAAGGCCGCCGGCCGTCCGGTGATCGGGTTCGGCGCCGGCGAGCCCGACTTCCCGACGCCCGCCTACATCGTCGACGCCGCCGCTGCCGCGTGTCATGACCCGGCCAACCACCGCTACTCGCCCGCCGGCGGCCTGCCCGCGCTCAAGGACGCGATCGTTGCCAAGACCGCCCGCGACTCCGGGTACGAGGTCGAGGCCGCACAGGTGTTGGTGACCAACGGCGGCAAGCAGGCGGTGTACGAGACGTTCGCGACGCTGCTCGACCCGGGCGACGAGGTGCTGCTGCCGACGCCGTACTGGACGACGTACCCCGAGTCGATCCGGCTCGCGGGCGGCGTACCCGTCGACGTCGTCGCCGACGAGACGCAGGACTATCTCGTGACCGTCGAGCAGCTCGAGGCCGCCCGCACCGAGCGTACGAAGGTGCTGCTGTTCTGCTCGCCGTCCAACCCGACCGGCGCGGTCTATCCGCGCGAGCAGGTCGAGGCGATCGGCCGCTGGGCGGTCGAGCATGGCCTCTGGGTCGTCACCGACGAGATCTACGAGCACCTGACGTACGACGGGGTCGAGTCCGCGTCGATGCCGGTGGTGGTGCCGGAGCTCGCCGACACGTGCGTGGTGCTGAACGGCGTCGCCAAGACGTACGCGATGACCGGTTGGCGGGTCGGCTGGGCGATCGGCCCGCGCGACGTGATCAAGGCCGCGACGAGCCTGCAGTCGCACGCCACCTCCAACGTCGCGAACGTCTCGCAGCGGGCCGCGATCGCTGCTCTGACCGGCGACCTGTCGGCGGTCGACGAGATGCGGGCGGCGTTCGACCGGCGGAGGCGCACGATCGTCGAGATGCTCAACGCGATCGACGGGTTCACCTGCCCGACACCGACCGGCGCGTTCTACGCGTACCCCTCCGTGAAGGCTGCTCTCGGCCGTCCGGTCGGCGAGATCACGCCGACGACGTCGGTCGAGCTGGCGGCCGCGATCCTCGAGCAGGTGGAGGTCGCCGTCGTACCCGGGGAGGCGTTCGGTACGCCGGGCTACCTGCGGCTGTCGTACGCGCTGTCCGACGACGATCTGGTGGAGGGCGTGTCCCGCATCCAGAAGCTGCTCGGCACGGCCTGA